GGAAGCCATGGTCGCCGGAGTTGccgccgtcgttgtcgtcgtaGTAGCCGGCGCTGGTTGAGTTAATGGAGGTGAGGCTGTTGATGTCGACGCCGATGTGGTTGCCGTCGATATCACGGAACTCGTTGTTCTGGTCGGTGTCGagctcgacgccgacgaggtggttcccggcgtcgccgtcgctgctgccGTTGAAGAGGCCGATGTACTGGCTGGGGAACGCGCCGGAGAAGCTGTGGTTGGCCGGTGCGACGAAGAAGACGATGCCGTGGCCGcaggcgtcggcgtcggggcATAGGATGGCGAACACGAAGGACGCCGAGAAGGaccgtgtcgccgtcgccgtcgccgtcgccgtcgccgtcgccgtcgacgacgacgacgagccgccgcggaggcggaaCGGGGCCGGATGGATGGCGTGGGCTTTCTGGCGGAGCGTGCCATTGGTGAGCTCGAGAAGGCCGGTGCGCGTGATCACGGCGGCTCCGTCGAGGGTGAGGTTGCTGCCGGTGAAGCCTGAGTAAACGAactggtggtcgtcgtcgttgccgtcgccggcggtgcaCGCGGCGAGGCTAGCTccggcaaggaggaggaggcagatgAGCTTCACGTGAAGGAGCATGATGGCTTCATGTTTCACCAAAAAACCAGCTTCAACGCTAATAATAATGCTGTAATAGTGTGAGGTCAAAGTAAAATTAGAGTGATTTAATTAGTGTAGGGGTCTATTCGTGTTTGTAACGACCATGATTGTGGTTTAATTTACTAAATTTCTCTAAATCTTAATAAATTTGGCCGGCGTTTCTTTCACCGTCCGGTGAAATTTGAGGTGAATTGACCTGACTGTTGTGCTAAATTTGAGAGGACACTTCTTGTGTCAATACACCTCTGTTCtagttttctctctctctagatTTTTGGAAAAATTGTAACTATCTTCGTATTCAAATAGAAGTAACTGAGATAACTTTGAgctttattattaaaaatttaactattaattatttttaaattgtcaTATTCAGGCCATAATAAATTTTAATACGGAGTAACGTTTTTAGAAATTTAATAACCGATAACTTTGAGCTTCATATCCTGATATCCATTTCAGTGtatgtaaatatttttacaaAAAGGATGAACGGTCAAATTCTGAAAGCGAATATTGCAGGCTATCAATTGGAGTATTTAAAAACAGAGTAAAGTAGATGAATGAACTTCTAGAAAATGAGGTAGATGAGTCTAGATATACATTTCAAATAATCTCTGGGAACTTACATAGTAATATAATGGGCTATTTATTAGTATTTATCACGAAGTCATGGGCCTAAAATGGGCTGGGCTGGAGCCCAAAATCATATACAAGGAAAATAGCGTGGGCCATATTGGGCTGGGAGTCATCATTCCCACACCGCCGGCGAGCAAGCCGattccaccgcgccgccgccttatCTGCTtcgccggccggcggctgcTCGCCGGCTACCTTCCTATACGGCGCCGGCTCGGCCAGGGCGTCGCGAGGCAAGGCCGAGGCTGGCCTCATCGCTCGCAGCCAACCAGCAGAGCCTGCCGGCTGCCGCCGGTGCTATGCCCGATGGCGAcgccctcgtcggcggcggccgccgccggaggaacGGTGGCTGCATGGGGTTTCTTCGGCTCAGGTAGCACTTGCTACTCTCCCGTAATCCTGCTTGCCTTCAATTTCTCATTTCTCGATTTGGGAGCAGTTCTTACCATTTTCTAGTTGCCATGGCATATGAATGCTTGTGTGATTTAGGGTCTAAATTGGTAATGCTAAATTGACAAACAACAGATAAATGATATGCTTCCATGATTCCATCCAAGTACATCTACAGTGCTATTATAGGTTTTGGGCTAATTGTTACCCCAACATACATGGCCATTCTTGTCTGGTCCTACACTGAAAATTGAATAAAGGATTCATATATCATATTGCTTACACTTTTATTATCTATACCATATTCTGAATTGTTGTTTGATAATCATTTATCCAATGGGCAGAATCGACCGATGTTCATTTAGAGAAAATATACAAGAAAACACCCAGTATAATGCAATAGACtaaggatctttttttttttcctatcgtCCTGAGAGGCTTGACATTTCGCCAATTCTTGTCATCAGCTGTGGATATGACACACCGGAAGGGTCTAATCCTCTGTTTTCCATCAATGCTAGCATGTTCAGGCTCGTATCAGTTGGCGTGAACTCTGGAAGTTGCATGTCTCCGTTGAGGTATAGCATGACATGGTTCATACTGGGCCTTGACCTAGCGAATGGTTGTGAGCACAAGAGCCCAAGTTTCAGCACAAGGCATGCCTCATTTATGTTGCAGTTTCCTTGTAGCCTCTTGTCTATTGTCTCCACCATCGATCCTTTCTGCCAATGCTCAAGTACCCAATCAACCAACATAAATCGGTCACCTTGTGCATTCTGCTTGACAGGCCTTTGCCCACAGGTGATCTCAAGAAGAAATGTGCCAAATGCGAACACATCCGTAAGAGGAGACGGCTTACCTGTTCGTACCAATTCCGGGGCTAGGTAACCCATGGTACCTACCACACGTGTGGTCTGTGGGTCAGAACCATGATCGTATGACTTTGCAAGACCAAAATCTCCTAACCGTCCATTCAATTCACTATCAAGTAGCACATTGCTGGCCTTGATATCTCGGTGGATGACAACACTTTCACACTCCTCATGGAGGTAGAGCAAGCAAGATGCAACTCCTTTGATGATATGGAACCTCTTATTCCAATCTAGCGACAGTTTGTCTTCAGAATATAGGTACTTGTCAAGACTGCCATTTGGCATGTAGTCATAGACCAAAAGAAGTTCACCTTTTCGCCTGCAGTAGCCAAGTAGCTGAACAAGGTTTCGGTGTCGAAGGCGGCCAATGCTAACAATCTCAGTGATGAACTCCTTTGTTCCTTGCCTTGATTCATGTGACAACCTTTTAACTGCAACCTCCAATTTGTTCGTTGGAAGTATGCCTTTATACACCTTTCCAAATCCTCCTGTACCAAGTAGGTTCTTGTTCTTAAATCCTTCTGTAGCAAGGAACAAATCCTTGTATGAGAACCTATTTGGCCCAAACTCTGTCTCCCAATCTTCCCGTAGCTCGGTATATGTCAATTTCCTCCGCACAAGAAGAACTAAGAGAGCCCCTGCAACAAAGATGGATGCTGCAATAGTGGCTGGCATAATGATCTTCAAAACCTTTGAGCGAGGCCTTGGTCCAACATGAGGTAACTTTGGTAGCTTCCTTATGTCAATCCCAGAAGCAGTTCCACCCATGCTGAAGCTCCAGCCAAGCACATAATATCTTGAGTTGATCACCCCAGTGGCTGATGAGAAGCCAATGTATGCTGTACCTGGGAGCACTGTTGAAAGATTGTAGATGGCTGAGACTAGTGGCAGTGTAGGTTTAGCCACTTTGATGGGAGCCAAGGTTACATCAATCTGTGTGGATCCTGCATCATACTCAACCCACACTTGCATCACGTCACGGCTAACAAGCGTCAAGTTCTTGAACACACCATTTTTGTCATCATAGAAGCCAGCATCCCGGGATTGCACAGAGTGGAGACTATTAATGTTGATGCCAACATGGTTGTCACTGATGTCCTGGAACTCACTGTTTTGGATGGTGTCAAGCTCAACTGCGAATATATGGTTGCTTGTGTTGCCGTTGTTCTGGTCATTGAGGATCCCTAAATACTGGGCTGGCAGCGCGTTGGAGAAACTCTTGTTTGTGGAGATAAAGAAGGCCATGCCATCTGCACCTTTGTCAGGAATAGCAGAGAGGATGCTGAAGATGAAGGTGAGCGAAAAAGATTGCACGTCACCAGTGGGATGCCTACGAAATTGCAGAGGAGCTGGGTAGAGTGCATGACCTTTGAGGTTAAAGGTGCCATTGGTCAGCTGAAGGAGCCCTTCTGGTGTTATTGTAGCTGTGCCATCAAGGCTTAGGTTGGCTTGACTGAAGCCAGAGTAGATGAACTGCTCCTCAGCAATGGTGAAGGATGCAAGGTCGTGGCCAAGGAATATGAGTTGGCATAGAATTAAACGCTTGTACATCTTGCCAGGCATGAATGCAACCTGTTACAACTCTAGATTCTAGAAAGATGCAATAACAAAGTACTTTATAAGATAACTGTGAACAATGGCTTGCGGTTGTCTACCCCTCTAGTAATAGTCAAACTATTGTTATTTTTCTCAGTATTGACTCAGCCAGCTATgaaatatgatttttgtataTTGCTTTATGTATTTTTTCTGTGCTATTCTCTTGTCAAGTGAATAGCTTCTCTTTTGACTCCTTGCTACTTTGATAGAGACTACTTTGACAAAAGGAACATTTATCACCTTTTATTTTAACTAAAGACAGTTTGAACTTTCCTTGGAAAAATTGACTAATCAAATTTAATAAAGAAAAACTATCCAACATTTGCTAGCGCTGCTGAATCTCATACCTCCATTTTGCCAGCCAAGTGCTTATTGAGATCCAACAGTACTATTGACCTGTCAATAACTATTAATGTATCTCCGAAGACAAATTCTGGCCAATGAAATGTTTCTTTCTGATTTCCAATATCTGAATTTCGCATTTGTTGAATAAGTCAAGAAATGCATCCTGTGTTACACGCCTACAGGTTGGTTCCTGTTGCCATCACTGCAGTCACTTTCCCTAGTCTTGTGGTCATGTTTGCAACTGTGATGTGTGCACTTTGTGTTTAGCTGAATAAAATCTTGTCCAGTTATATGGTCTAAACTTAATCTCCAAAACAAGAGGAAGTTAAACTTGAATTTAATTCTGAAATACAGATTTTTTTTGAAGGACTCAACCAAAACAAATGGGAAATCTAATGGGTATATAAATGTTTAGATAAACATAAATAACTTGTGTTGCTAACAACTTTTTTTACCATACTACTTTATTTTCTTGAGTACAGCGAACGGTTATTTAACAAATCTTGTGTTCACAAGTACCAAGTGGAGAACCTTTATTGAATTTTGCTCATTGGAAACCAATCTTCATTTTTTGGGGAGCTCATTTTATTATTGGTCCTGTTGCAGAGGACTGGAACTCGTCATATCTCGACAAGTGCAAGCAGATCTTATGGTAACTTATCCGTTCTTTGTTTTGTAGGATCTAATGTTTGTTCTGACCTGATACACCCCAGATTTTCTTTTATTCCCTGCTGTGTTTTCTATAGTTAAATACTAATAGTAATGCCTTGGCTCGTACATGGGGCACAGAAATAGAAGAAAAATATTTAGAAGAATAATAATTTATGTCATTTCTTGTTCAGTTATGCAAGTGAAATATGTCCTGCATCCTTGCTAGAGTAGATGACGAAATTGTCCAATTCTAGTTTTGGTAGTCTGTCTTCTCCCtttctgttttcttcttttctattcATGTGCCTCATTTTGCTCAAGTTTGTGACTCTGTGTACCCACTGCATCTTCTATTTAGAAGGTCTtgattttatcatcaaataaatttataatcCCAGTTGAGTATATTAAACTAAACATAACCGGCACATGAAAATGTGGAAATAAATTTTATGAGAATAAAATTCTGTAGATAGGTAAAAAGCATTCCAAACATATAAACAAGCACACCTAAAACTATTGAAGATCACATGCCTCATCTATTCATCTTCCTTCTGAGAGTGAGGTGCTAGATATTGTGCCAAAACTTGTTGCTGATGAAGGATCTGTTATGGTGCATGGACTGAATCCTTTGTTCTGTATCAAGGCCATCACGTAGAAGCTTAAATGTGTTGGCATTGACTCAGGTAGTGGTATGTCCTTGTTGAGATATTGCACGACTTGCCTCATATTTGGCCTTACGCTTATTAAAGGGTGGGAGCACAGCAACCCTATATTTAGTGCTAGGCAGGCCTCATCAATATTGTATTCTCCTTGAAGTTTGATGTCCACTGTATCAGCGAGTGAGCCTTTATGCCAATGTTCAAGCACCCAATCAATAAGAACCAATTGGTCGTCTTCTGTGTTTTGCATGACAGGCTTTTGCCCACAGGTGACCTCAAGAATGAACATGCCAAAGGCAAATACATCTGTAAGAGGGGTCGCTTTGCCACCGCGTGCTAGCTCTGGAGCTAGGTATCCTATGGTGCCAACCACTCGTGTGGTTTCTGGATCAGTACCATGATCATACAACCTTGCGAGACCAAAGTCACCTATCCGTGCATTTGTGTCGTTATCGAGGAGTACATTGCTTGCCTTAATGTCTCGATGAATGATAACTTTCTCGCTCTCTTCATGAAGGTAGAGTAATCCAGATGCTACACCTTTGATGATTTGGAATCTTTGAGTCCAATCTAATGTAGGCTTGCCCTCTTTACCATATAGGTATTTGTCAAGGCTTCCATTTGGCATATAATCATACACTAAGAGAAGTTCACCTTTTCGCCGGCAATATCCCAGTAACTGCACAAGATTGCGGTGTTGAAGGCAACCAATACTAACAATCTCTGCAATAAATTCTTTCATGCCTTGGGTTGAGTCATGTGACACCCTTTTCACAGCTATATCCAATCTAGATATAGGGAGCACCCCCTTATACACACTTCCAAACCCTCCTGTACCTAGTAGGTGCTTATTTTTGAATCCTTCTGTGGCATCAAACAAATCCTTGTAACAGAACCTCCGTGGCCCATACTCGACTTCCCAATCTTCGCGTAGCTCAGCATATCTTAGATTCCTCCGCATGCACAGAAAAATGGTAGTGCCCGCAGAGAGGAGGAACACCACAGCTACTATTGGCAAAATTGTCTGCAATACCTTGGACCGAGCCTTTTAACCTAGACGAGGAAGCTTGGCAATGTCAATTGATGGAGCCGGGCTGTTCATGCCGAAGCTCCAACCTAGCACATAGTGTTTTCCACTGACTGTTCCTGTTGAAGATGAGAAGCCAATATATGCCGAGTCAGTGAGCACTGTTGATAGATTGTAGGTAGTAGAAAGCAGTGGCTTCACAGGTTTTTCCACATTGAGGGGGGCCATGGTCACATTGATCTGTGTGATTTCTCTATCATAGTTTACCCAAACTTGCATCGCCTTCTGGCTAATGAGTGTCAAATTCTTAAAGTCACCACTCTTATCATCGTAAAAGCCAGCATCACGAGATTTCATGGAGTAAAGACTGTTGATATTGATGCCAATGTGGTTATTACTGATGTCTTGTAAGTCATCATTTTGGACAGTATCGAGCTCGATAGCAAAGATGTGGTTGTTTGGGTCTCCATTGTTCTTGTTGTTGAAAAGGCCCAAATACTGGGTCCAGAACGCACTTGCGAAATTCTTGCTTGGAGCAATGAAGAAGGCGAGGCCATGCCCACATGAATCAGGGTAGTCACAGAGGATAGCAAACACAAACGATATGGAGAAGGACTGCACCGTTCCATTAGGCGACTCGTGGAGATGCAGTGGAGTCGGATGGAAGGCATGGCCTTTCAGCCGAACCATGCCATTGGTCAGCTCCAGGAGGCCGCTTGGCGTGACTCTGGCTCCACCATCAAGGGTGAGGTTGCTGCCGGTGAAACCGGAGTAGACAAATTGGTCAACAGCATCACTGCACCCTGCAAGAACTGCTAGCAGGCCGAACAGCATAATCTTCATGCTAGGCTTTTCTTCTACTTGCATATTATGGATCATGCAGTGTGGTTTGCAGTGCCACACTAACATGCATTCTCAATTTAATCTGGATCTAGGCTATTTATAATTAGTTATGGCTTGCTTGTCCAAATCCTCTGCATACTTTTCCTAGCCTCCTTCCTGTTTGTTTCCTACATGCCTACACCAAAGTATGCATCAAGCAATAAATGCTGAAAATGACATGCTTATTTGAATTAATAatggaaaatatatttatttgtctGGGCCACTAAGAAACAAATTAAGGTGCATGAGATTATACATCTGTACTTGTTTGACGTATGAATGACCAGAGGGTTAGTTCTAGACTGCTAGGTTGCTACATAATTTTGGCTTTGTTTACATCTGACAATAAATTTGACGCTGACCATATTGAAGCTCCTATAAAATTCTAGCAGACATCACATCATTTGTTTATTAAACATTTCTTTCAATCACGTAATTTTTCATTGGTGCCTACTAATAGTCAACCCACTCCTTTGGTCATAGTATAGCAGCTAACAAGTGGTATGAACAAAACATTGGCCAATGGGATATCTCAACAGTCTGAATATTAATACAGAAGCTATATTTTTCTGAACTTGGAGGCGGCATCCTTGACTGGGAATCAAGTTTCAACCCAGTGATGTAAGTAGCAAAGGTATGTTGTCTGACAAATTCCCAGTGCATTGATGACTTTGCATGGTCTGCCTTGTCTTCTCTGGACAAACAGAAAGTGACATCATTTTCTTTGCACACAGACCAACTAGTGATCTGTCGAAGCTATCCTTCTTGGGCTGTGTTTTCCCCTCTTGTTGAGAATGCCATTTGTTCTGGTGGAAGTCTGCAAGCTTGGTGTTTCATGCTGGTGTCAGGATGACATATGGACATTCTGAAATAAAATGAAGTCTCTGAATTCCACCtttgttctgaacttctgatatTAGATTGACAGAAGTTGGTGTTAAATTTTCAGCCTGTTCTTTTTTCCTTCCAACTTTCAGGGATTGGTGTAGCTATATTCCTTGAGGAATCTTGAATCTGTCTTTGAAGGCTTGAAGCTGTGTAAGACTGCATTGTCGATTCGGCAAACTTCTGGGCCCTTGGTCTTTGAATCTGTCTTGAGGAATCGCTGATCTGCAACTACCTGGGTCCATGATGGATGTGTAGAGAGAAGCAGTGTCGGTCGATCTGGGCTGAGCCTGCTTCAATGTTTTAATTGGCTTCTTTTTTCCAGACAGACATCAATTGCAGTGACAGGTAACAACTCAAGTAAATATTTCAGTTTTTGCTGACAATGGAAGTCACGACTTTACATGCTACCCACTGATGACTGATCCACATAGCTTTGCAGTTCACAAACCTCCATCTATATTCACCATAGAATCAATCCAATCACAGTAACTTGCACAGATTTACAGTTAATCAAAATACACTGCACTTCTACAAGTAAGGTAAATCTAATGATACTACAACAAAGGACATTTTATAATTGCCTGTCATTTGCCTAAGCAGGCAAGCACTTGAAAGTTCTAACAAATGCATTATGTGCAGGTCTCATCTTCCAGACAAGATGTCTGGTGTCATTGTGCCCAAGCTATTCCCTGACCACGGGTACTGTGCGACGTATGGGTCGACCCCTTCATTGTGCATTATTGCCAGCAAGCTGGAGTTCAGGGTTGCCGGTGTAAACTCCGGCAGCGGTGCATCTCCATCAAGGTATTGCATGACCTGCCGCATGATAGGCCTTGCTCCGGGTATTGGGTGTGAGCACATCAGCCCAAGTGTCAACACCAGGCATGCCTCATCGACGTTGTAGATGCCGTGCAGCTTCGGGTCCACTGTCTCTGGCAGCGAACCCTGGTGCCAGTGCTGGAGAACCCAGTCAACCAACATCTTTCGGCCGTGGTGCGCACTGTTGCTGATCGGCCACCGGCCACAGGTGACCTCAAGAAGGAACGTGCCGAAGGCGAACACGTCGGTGAGAGGGGATGCCTTTCCTGTGCGTGCCAGCTCTGGGGCTATGAATCCCATGGTTCCAACCAGGTGCGTGGTCTGTGGGTTGGTGCCATGTTCATATAATCTTGCAAGACCAAAGTCGCCTAACCGGGCATTCATTTCACTATCCAGGAGCACGTTGCTTGCTTTGATGTCACGGTGGATGACAACCTTGTCCCACTTCTCATGGAGGTAGAATAAGCCAGAAGCCACGTCTTTGATGATTTGCATCCTCTGAGCCCAATTTAAAACAGGTTTGTTGTCTTCACCATATAGATACTTGTCAAGGCTACCATTTGGCATATAGTCATACACTAGTAGGAGTTCGCCCTTTCGTCGACAATAACCAAGTAGCTGCACAAGGTTGCGGTGCCGAAGGTGACCAATGCTAACAACCTCAGAGATAAACTCTTTCATCCCTTGGTTTGAACCATGTGATACCTTTTTCACAGCAACCTCAAGTTTGGATGTCCGAAGCACTCCTTTGTACACTTTTCCGAACCCTCCCACGCCGAGTATGTGCTTACTCTTGAAACCTTCTGTGGCATTGAACAGATCCTTGTATGAGAACCGGTGTGGCCCGAACTCGACCTCCCAATCTTCCCTTAATTCCGCATATCTCTGCTGCCTCCTCACAAGTATCATGACTACAATGAAGATCAATGCTACAGCGACAATTGGCAATAGGATCTGCAAGATCTTCTGCAACCTATTATCTCCAGGGCAAGGGAGCCTCGGCAACCTGGAGATTTCAATAGGCGGAGCAGGAGCATTCATAGCGAAGCTCCATCCAAGCACGTAGTAATGTGAGGTGAGCGGACCTGTTGCTGCCGAGAAGCCAATGTATGCTTGGTCAGTGAGCACTGTGGATAGGTTGAAGGGGACTGAGAGCAGTGGCCGTGTAGGTTTGGTCACTTTGATGGGAGCCAAAGTGACATTGATCTGTGTGGTCTCTCCATCGTAGTCCACCCACACTTGGACCGGCTTGCAGTTGCTGCCCGTGAGGGTCAGGTTCTTCAAGAGCCCACCATGCTGGTCATTGTAGAAGCCGATGTGTTGGGATTTCTTGGAGTGGAGGCTGTTGATGTCGATGCCGACGTGGTAGCCATCGATATCGTCCAACTCGGTGTTCTGGGCGGTGTCGATTTCCACGGCGAACATGTGGTTGCTTGTGCTGTTGTCGCTGCTGATGTTGAGGAGGCCCAAGAACTGCGCCGCCTTGGCATCGGGGAAGCCCTTGTTTGGGGCGACGACGAAGGCCATGCCGTCGGTGCTCGCATCGGAGTACGGGGAGATGATGCCGAACATGAAGGCCACGGAGAAGGATTGGACTATGCCATTCGATTGCTTCTTGAACCGGAGCGGAGTTGGGTAGAATGCGTGGCCTTGGATATTGGGCATGCTGTCTGTCAGCTGAAGGAGCCCTGTGGTGGTGACCATGGCTGAGCCATCGAGGGTGAGGTTGGCTGCGCCGGTGCTGGCAAAGCCGGAGTAGACAAAGCTCTCT
The window above is part of the Oryza sativa Japonica Group chromosome 7, ASM3414082v1 genome. Proteins encoded here:
- the LOC112939616 gene encoding uncharacterized protein, with the protein product MPGKMYKRLILCQLIFLGHDLASFTIAEEQFIYSGFSQANLSLDGTATITPEGLLQLTNGTFNLKGHALYPAPLQFRRHPTGDVQSFSLTFIFSILSAIPDKGADGMAFFISTNKSFSNALPAQYLGILNDQNNGNTSNHIFAVELDTIQNSEFQDISDNHVGININSLHSVQSRDAGFYDDKNGVFKNLTLVSRDVMQVWVEYDAGSTQIDVTLAPIKVAKPTLPLVSAIYNLSTVLPGTAYIGFSSATGVINSRYYVLGWSFSMGGTASGIDIRKLPKLPHVGPRPRSKVLKIIMPATIAASIFVAGALLVLLVRRKLTYTELREDWETEFGPNRFSYKDLFLATEGFKNKNLLGTGGFGKVYKGILPTNKLEVAVKRLSHESRQGTKEFITEIVSIGRLRHRNLVQLLGYCRRKGELLLVYDYMPNGSLDKYLYSEDKLSLDWNKRFHIIKGVASCLLYLHEECESVVIHRDIKASNVLLDSELNGRLGDFGLAKSYDHGSDPQTTRVVGTMGYLAPELVRTGKPSPLTDVFAFGTFLLEITCGQRPVKQNAQGDRFMLVDWVLEHWQKGSMVETIDKRLQGNCNINEACLVLKLGLLCSQPFARSRPSMNHVMLYLNGDMQLPEFTPTDTSLNMLALMENRGLDPSAIMLLHVKLICLLLLAGASLAACTAGDGNDDDHQFVYSGFTGSNLTLDGAAVITRTGLLELTNGTLRQKAHAIHPAPFRLRGGSSSSSTATATATATATATRSFSASFVFAILCPDADACGHGIVFFVAPANHSFSGAFPSQYIGLFNGSSDGDAGNHLVGVELDTDQNNEFRDIDGNHIGVDINSLTSINSTSAGYYDDNDGGNSGDHGFHNLTLASHGEAMQVWVDYNGTAKQITVAMAPLKMAKPSKPLLSSTYDLSTVFVADEPYMVGFSSATGSFNSRHYVLGWSFAMDGPAPAIDIDKLPKLPRFAPKHKPKMVEIIPPLATATFIVALGTVSVLLIRRRMRYTELREDWEVEFGPHRFSYKDLFRATDGFKSMNLVGVGGFGRVYKGVLQSSKLEIAVKRVSHDSKQGMKEFIAEVVSIGRLQHRNLVQLLGYCRRKGELLLVYEYMANGSLDKHLYSEGDKRVLDWDQRLQIIKGIASGLLYLHEEWEKVIVHRDIKTSNVLLDSEMNSRLGDFGLARLYDRGADPLTTHVVGTIGYLAPELGRSSKATPLTDIFAFGIFILEVTCGRRPIMQVPEGEQHVLVDWVLEHWHKGSITEIVDTKLHGNYNVDEVCLVLKLGLLCSHPLSNARPNIRQVMKYLTGDMAMPELVPTHHSFHTLALMQNQGFDSYVMSYPSSTASMSAMSNNLSAQR